One part of the Amphiura filiformis chromosome 5, Afil_fr2py, whole genome shotgun sequence genome encodes these proteins:
- the LOC140153111 gene encoding uncharacterized protein isoform X1, translating to MFNEVQPENIKILSLQVLIDGEIELKMSETTPEITETKPESEPGMPPEGGSEFLPSGTDASHQSMSGSGSKGTTEYDEERQWMLKKQKDSPLAASCLRFLALCDQRSIDIVDQSTEGPSESQAQGTVSHADEFLLAYGYRVRIYLLDTDDIKQEKCDGLFNFIYPEDRDELTDADGIMEAAGEMVKQEYETKKQNGDARRGVIVTSAGNLPQKKIFHIEMIRNESKAKDSVSAALRKADKEEMKSVAIPPLREYGLDYMLKREAFQLGILRMMLFEFEFKENPVCLHLIITAPTERNSREKMVEEMRCYAGGSGSLGSHYYTQ from the exons ATGTTTAATGAAGTGCAGCCGGAGAATATTAAAATTTTAAGCCTGCAG GTTCTAATAGATGGTGAAATTGAACTAAAGATGTCTGAGACTACACCAGAAATTACCGAGACAAAACCTGAGTCGGAACCTGGGATGCCACCCGAAGGAGGTTCTGAATTTCTGCCTTCTGGAACAGACGCTTCACATCAATCGATGTCTGGATCTGGAAGCAAAGGAACTACAGAATATGACGAGGAGAGGCAATGGATGTTGAAAAAACAGAAAGATAGTCCTCTGGCAGCTTCATGTCTCAGATTTCTTGCACTTTGCGATCAAAGATCAATTGATATTGTCGACCAATCTACTGAAGGACCATCCGAGTCTCAGGCTCAGGGAACTGTTTCGCATGCAGATGAATTTCTTCTAGCATATGGTTACCGTGTGCGAATCTATCTGCTTGATACCGATGATATAAAGCAAGAAAAGTGCGATGGCTTATTCAACTTCATCTATCCAGAAGACAGAGATGAATTGACAGATGCTGATGGTATCATGGAAGCAGCAGGTGAAATGGTTAAACAagaatatgagacaaaaaagcaAAATGGTGATGCTAGACGAGGCGTTATAGTCACAAGTGCTGGAAATCTACCACAAAAGAAGATCTTCCATATCGAGATGATTAGAAATGAGAGCAAAGCTAAGGACTCGGTCAGCGCAGCTTTACGCAAAGCAGATAAGGAGGAAATGAAATCGGTCGCCATTCCACCATTGAGAGAGTATGGTCTAGACTACATGCTGAAGAGAGAGGCATTCCAATTGGGCATTTTGAGAATGATGCTATTTGAGTTTGAATTTAAAGAGAATCCAGTTTGTTTACATTTGATTATAACTGCTCCAACTGAAAGAAATTCAAGAGAGAAGATGGTGGAAGAGATGCGTTGCTATGCAGGGGGATCGGGATCTCTGGGGTCTCACTACTATACTCAGTAA
- the LOC140153111 gene encoding uncharacterized protein isoform X2, with the protein MSVLIDGEIELKMSETTPEITETKPESEPGMPPEGGSEFLPSGTDASHQSMSGSGSKGTTEYDEERQWMLKKQKDSPLAASCLRFLALCDQRSIDIVDQSTEGPSESQAQGTVSHADEFLLAYGYRVRIYLLDTDDIKQEKCDGLFNFIYPEDRDELTDADGIMEAAGEMVKQEYETKKQNGDARRGVIVTSAGNLPQKKIFHIEMIRNESKAKDSVSAALRKADKEEMKSVAIPPLREYGLDYMLKREAFQLGILRMMLFEFEFKENPVCLHLIITAPTERNSREKMVEEMRCYAGGSGSLGSHYYTQ; encoded by the coding sequence GTTCTAATAGATGGTGAAATTGAACTAAAGATGTCTGAGACTACACCAGAAATTACCGAGACAAAACCTGAGTCGGAACCTGGGATGCCACCCGAAGGAGGTTCTGAATTTCTGCCTTCTGGAACAGACGCTTCACATCAATCGATGTCTGGATCTGGAAGCAAAGGAACTACAGAATATGACGAGGAGAGGCAATGGATGTTGAAAAAACAGAAAGATAGTCCTCTGGCAGCTTCATGTCTCAGATTTCTTGCACTTTGCGATCAAAGATCAATTGATATTGTCGACCAATCTACTGAAGGACCATCCGAGTCTCAGGCTCAGGGAACTGTTTCGCATGCAGATGAATTTCTTCTAGCATATGGTTACCGTGTGCGAATCTATCTGCTTGATACCGATGATATAAAGCAAGAAAAGTGCGATGGCTTATTCAACTTCATCTATCCAGAAGACAGAGATGAATTGACAGATGCTGATGGTATCATGGAAGCAGCAGGTGAAATGGTTAAACAagaatatgagacaaaaaagcaAAATGGTGATGCTAGACGAGGCGTTATAGTCACAAGTGCTGGAAATCTACCACAAAAGAAGATCTTCCATATCGAGATGATTAGAAATGAGAGCAAAGCTAAGGACTCGGTCAGCGCAGCTTTACGCAAAGCAGATAAGGAGGAAATGAAATCGGTCGCCATTCCACCATTGAGAGAGTATGGTCTAGACTACATGCTGAAGAGAGAGGCATTCCAATTGGGCATTTTGAGAATGATGCTATTTGAGTTTGAATTTAAAGAGAATCCAGTTTGTTTACATTTGATTATAACTGCTCCAACTGAAAGAAATTCAAGAGAGAAGATGGTGGAAGAGATGCGTTGCTATGCAGGGGGATCGGGATCTCTGGGGTCTCACTACTATACTCAGTAA